One genomic region from Estrella lausannensis encodes:
- a CDS encoding rhodanese-related sulfurtransferase → MIQVKHNAPKTSNTPHDYYVLAFYHLTSIEDPDLEVETQKAFIAERSITCRLYVSQGGINGQMSAYRDDAIAYMEWMQKRTLFKDMPFKVHYWHEHVFPRQQVKKRKELVALGREVDFDKRGTHLSPSAWKEMLENEKKSLLIDVRNSYEYDVGHFEGAENPECETFKEFTAYTEKLADRYPDEKPPVMMYCTGGIRCEFYSVLLKEKGFEEVYQLEGGVIDYGIKEGGDHWKGKLFVFDDRMTVPIAEGETEKTGKCMFCETTSEHYYNCANMECNRLFLSCPQCLEMRVGCCSEVCKSSEKIRPYHHQDPHKPFKKYYHYFGYVKDIKDPEQKGKKSAAGTVPMNLDRKER, encoded by the coding sequence ATGATTCAAGTAAAACATAACGCGCCAAAGACAAGCAACACTCCCCACGACTACTATGTGCTTGCCTTCTACCACTTAACCTCCATTGAAGACCCTGATCTCGAGGTGGAAACTCAAAAAGCCTTTATTGCAGAACGGAGCATCACCTGCCGTCTCTATGTTTCCCAGGGTGGAATCAATGGACAGATGTCAGCCTACCGCGATGATGCGATCGCCTATATGGAATGGATGCAAAAGAGAACCCTGTTCAAGGATATGCCTTTCAAAGTTCACTACTGGCACGAGCACGTATTTCCCCGGCAGCAGGTCAAAAAACGAAAAGAGCTGGTTGCCCTCGGCCGAGAAGTGGATTTCGACAAGCGAGGCACCCACCTTAGCCCGTCTGCATGGAAAGAGATGTTGGAGAACGAGAAAAAATCCCTTTTGATCGATGTCCGCAATAGCTATGAATACGATGTTGGCCACTTTGAGGGAGCAGAAAACCCCGAGTGCGAAACATTCAAAGAGTTCACCGCCTATACCGAGAAACTGGCCGACCGCTACCCTGATGAAAAGCCTCCGGTCATGATGTATTGCACGGGCGGCATCCGCTGCGAATTCTATTCGGTTCTCCTGAAAGAAAAGGGCTTTGAAGAGGTATATCAACTGGAAGGGGGGGTCATCGATTATGGGATTAAAGAAGGCGGTGACCACTGGAAGGGAAAACTCTTTGTTTTCGACGACAGGATGACAGTCCCTATTGCAGAAGGAGAAACTGAAAAAACAGGAAAGTGCATGTTCTGCGAAACGACGAGCGAGCACTACTACAACTGCGCCAACATGGAGTGCAATCGCCTCTTTCTGTCTTGCCCGCAATGCCTGGAAATGCGCGTAGGATGCTGCTCTGAGGTGTGCAAGAGCTCAGAAAAGATCAGGCCCTATCATCATCAGGATCCCCATAAGCCCTTCAAAAAGTACTATCACTATTTTGGATATGTCAAGGATATCAAAGATCCAGAGCAAAAGGGTAAAAAGTCTGCTGCGGGGACTGTCCCTATGAATCTTGACCGCAAAGAGCGTTAG
- a CDS encoding toxin-antitoxin system YwqK family antitoxin — MALLLGSLALTGCHKGRGEERRVVVEEKYVHKYGMELKPAEWQTRGKSGQVIATLDNGVVVTKQYMGGMLEGETTYTYPHSSIVEHVDTFEQGALVKTVYNDTAGHPKQEVCYRDADMRVVTGFYDSLAPRCKEVFRGEYLMTGEYYTHDSKIESKIDSGSGVKILRDETGQLRGEALFDSGKIVRETLNYPNGNPHEVIPYKNDKVDGVKKTYTQGGEPLTIEEWVGGYQSGITTVFKNGEKYAEIPYVKGRKEGVEIRYRDGTAIAEEITWEKDKMHGPYNTYLGSSKKTEWYVLGQRVSKATFEQQRN; from the coding sequence ATGGCTTTGCTTTTAGGCTCGCTGGCACTCACCGGCTGCCATAAGGGCAGAGGAGAGGAGAGGCGTGTTGTCGTCGAGGAAAAATATGTTCATAAGTACGGTATGGAGCTGAAGCCGGCCGAGTGGCAGACTAGAGGTAAAAGCGGCCAGGTTATTGCCACGCTGGACAATGGCGTTGTGGTCACGAAACAATACATGGGCGGCATGCTGGAAGGGGAAACGACCTACACATACCCCCACAGCAGCATTGTCGAACACGTCGACACCTTTGAACAGGGTGCGCTGGTAAAGACTGTCTATAACGATACTGCCGGGCATCCGAAGCAGGAAGTGTGCTACCGTGATGCCGATATGAGGGTAGTCACAGGGTTTTACGATTCCCTTGCTCCAAGATGCAAAGAGGTTTTTCGCGGCGAGTACCTCATGACTGGCGAGTATTACACACACGACAGCAAAATTGAGTCGAAAATTGACAGCGGATCAGGAGTTAAGATTCTTCGGGATGAAACCGGTCAACTTAGAGGGGAAGCCCTTTTCGATTCAGGTAAAATCGTAAGAGAGACTCTGAACTATCCCAACGGAAATCCTCATGAGGTTATCCCCTACAAGAACGACAAAGTGGACGGTGTTAAAAAAACCTATACTCAAGGCGGAGAACCGCTCACGATCGAAGAGTGGGTAGGCGGTTATCAGAGTGGGATTACTACGGTGTTCAAGAACGGTGAAAAATATGCCGAGATCCCCTACGTCAAAGGGCGCAAGGAAGGTGTTGAGATCAGATATCGTGACGGAACGGCGATAGCTGAGGAGATTACCTGGGAAAAAGATAAGATGCATGGGCCTTACAATACCTATCTCGGTTCTAGCAAAAAGACGGAGTGGTACGTATTGGGGCAGCGTGTGTCCAAGGCCACTTTTGAGCAGCAGAGAAATTAA